The following are encoded together in the Salvia hispanica cultivar TCC Black 2014 chromosome 6, UniMelb_Shisp_WGS_1.0, whole genome shotgun sequence genome:
- the LOC125194163 gene encoding 26S proteasome non-ATPase regulatory subunit 1 homolog A-like produces the protein MAESASASASASASASASAATLVSSAGALLAMLNESHPALKFHALSHLNTFVDYFWPEISTAVPIIESLYEDEGFEHRQLAALLVSKVFYYLGELNDSLSYALGAGSLFDVSEDTDYVHTLLAKAIDEYANLKTKAAETNDESILIDHRMEAIVERMLDKCTADGKYQQTIGMAIECRRLDKLEEAVISSDNVHSTINYCIDICHSFVNRREYRREILRLLVKIYQQLPSPDYLSICQRLMFLDEPSGVASIFEALIRSENVDDALLAFQIAFDLVENEHQAFLLKVRDLLPAPKSQPSEPTQLSESAQPDSTQTEIAVTSEDVHITEANQADESITSTDPREAVYAARLTKLRGILDGETSIQLTLQFLHSHNKSDLLILKTIKQSVEMRNSVCHSATIHANAIMHAGTTVDTFLRENLDWLSRATNWAKFSATAGLGVIHRGHLQQGRSLMAPYLPQGGSGGGSPYSEGGALYALGLIHANHGEGIKPFLQESLRSSNVEVIQHGACLGLGLAALGTADEDVFDEIKNVLYTDSAVAGEAAGISMGLLMVGTASEKAAEMLAYAHETQHEKIIRGLALGIALTVYGREEEADTLIEQMTRDQDPILRYGGMYALALAYRGTSNNKAIRQLLHFAVSDVSDDVRRTAVLALGFVLYSDPEQCPRIVSLLSESYNPHVRYGAALAVGISCAGTGLSEAISLLEPLTLDVVDFVRQGALIAMAMVMVQISEASDSRVGAFRRQLEKIIQDKHEDTISKMGAILASGILDAGGRNVTIKLLSKTKHDKITAVVGLAVFSQFWYWYPLIYFISLAFSPTALIGLNYDLKIPKFDFLSHAKPSLFEYPKPTTVPTTASTVKLPTAILSTSVRAKTRASKKEAEKQAEKAETSAEKGKSSDKDGDSMQVDSNTEKKTEPEPSFEILTNPARVVRPQEKFIKFLQDSRYVPVKTAPSGFVLFKDLRPNEPEELSLTESPSSATSNATGGSVPGQQGSATAMAVDEEPAPPQPFEYSS, from the exons ATGGCTGAATCGGCATCAGCATCGGCATCGGCATCGGCATCGGCATCGGCATCGGCGGCGACGTTGGTGAGTTCGGCGGGCGCGCTTCTGGCTATGCTGAATGAGTCTCACCCGGCTCTCAAGTTCCACGCACTCTCCCATCTCAACACCTTTGTCGACTACTTCTGGCCTGAAATCTCCACTGCTGTCCCGATTAT AGAAAGTTTGTACGAAGATGAAGGGTTTGAACACAGACAGCTAGCTGCCTTGTTGGTTTCAAAG GTTTTCTATTATTTGGGTGAGCTCAATGATTCATTGTCCTATGCTCTGGGAGCTGGCTCTCTTTTTGATGTATCTGAGGACACAGATTACGTTCATACTCTACTCG CTAAAGCAATAGACGAATATGCAAATCTGAAGACAAAAGCAGCTGAGACAAATGATGAATCTATACTGATTGACCATAGGATGGAAGCTATTGTTGAGAGAATGCTGGATAA ATGTACTGCAGatggaaaatatcaacaaaccATAGGGATGGCAATTGAATGTAGAAGACTGGATAAGCTTGAGGAAGCAGTTATAAGTAGTGACAATGTTCATTCGACAATTAATTATTGCATAGATATCTGTCATTCCTTTGTGAACAGGCGAGAGTATAGGCGTGAG ATACTCCGCCTTCTGGTCAAAATATATCAGCAGTTGCCATCTCCTGATTATTTGAGCATTTGTCAGCGCCTAATGTTTCTAGATGAGCCGAGCGGTGTTGCAAGCATATTTGAAGCACTCATAAGATCAGAAAATGTTGATGATGCACTACTGGCATTTCAAATTGCATTTGATCTTGTGGAGAATGAGCATCAAGCTTTCCTTTTGAAGGTGAGAGATCTGCTTCCGGCTCCCAAGTCACAGCCTTCAGAGCCTACTCAGTTGTCTGAGTCAGCTCAGCCAGATTCTACACAAACTGAAATTGCTGTCACATCTGAGGATGTTCACATAACAGAGGCAAATCAAGCAGATGAAAGCATAACATCTACTGATCCACGTGAAGCAGTTTATGCGGCGAGGCTGACAAAACTAAGAGGAATTCTGGATGGAGAGACTTCCATACAGTTGACCCTGCAATTCTTACACAGCCATAACAA ATCAGATCTCCTCATTCTCAAAACAATAAAGCAGTCTGTTGAGATGAGAAATAGTGTCTGCCATAGTGCAACTATACATGCTAATGCTATTATGCATGCTGGAACAACTGTTGACACATTTCTGAGAGAAAATCTG GACTGGCTGAGTAGGGCCACAAATTGGGCAAAATTCAGTGCAACTGCAGGACTTGGCGTTATCCATCGGGGCCATCTACAGCAAGGAAGATCCCTCATGGCACCTTACTTGCCACAAGGTGGCAGTGGTGGTGGCAGTCCATACTCGGAAGGTGGAGCATTATATGCTCTTGGTCTAATTCATGCAAACCATGGGGAAGGCATTAAACCCTTTCTGCAGGAAAGCCTAAGGAGCTCTAATGTTGAG GTCATTCAGCATGGTGCCTGCCTGGGTCTTGGTTTGGCTGCATTGGGCACTGCTGATGAGGACGTctttgatgaaataaaaaatgtgttgtATACTGACAGTGCTGTTGCTGGTGAGGCTGCTGGGATTAGTATGGGTCTACTGATGGTTGGAACAGCTAGTGAGAAGGCTGCTGAAATGCTTGCATATGCACATGAAACCCAACATGAAAAGATTATAAG GGGTTTAGCCTTAGGAATAGCACTTACAGTCTATGGAAGAGAGGAAGAAGCTGATACACTCATTGAGCAAATGACAAGGGATCAAGACCCTATACTGCGTTATGGTGGCATGTATGCCTTAGCCTTGGCGTACAGAGGAACATCAAATAATAAGGCCATTCGTCAGTTGCTGCATTTTGCTGTGTCAGATGTAAGCGATGATGTCAGACGGACTGCTGTTCTTGCCCTTGGATTTGTGCTGTACTCTGATCCTGAACAG tGCCCTCGCATTGTCTCTCTGTTATCGGAGTCCTACAATCCACATGTGCGTTATGGTGCTGCACTAGCAGTTGGGATTTCTTGTGCGGGCACTGGACTTAGTGAGGCCATATCATTGCTAGAGCCATTAACCTTGGATGTTGTCGACTTTGTCCGTCAAGGTGCTCTAATTGCAATGGCAATGGTGATGGTTCAGATCAGTGAAGCTAGTGACTCTCGTGTTGGTGCTTTCAG GCGACAATTGGAAAAGATAATCCAAGATAAGCATGAAGATACGATAAGCAAGATGGGTGCTATATTAGCTTCGGGGATTTTAGATGCTGGGGGACGGAATGTGACCATCAAGTTActttcaaaaacaaaacatgataaAATCACTGCAGTAGTAGGCCTTGCTGTTTTCAGTCAATTCTGGTACTGGTATCCACTCATCTACTTCATCAGTTTGGCATTCTCACCAACTGCTTTAATTGGTTTGAACTATGACCTGAAAATACCCAAGTTTGATTTCCTATCACATGCGAAGCCGTCATTGTTTGAATACCCTAAGCCTACTACTGTCCCTACCACTGCTTCAACTGTTAAACTGCCCACTGCAATTTTATCAACATCAGTAAGAGCCAAAACCAGGGCTAGTAAGAAAGAAGCTGAGAAGCAGGCCGAGAAGGCAGAAACAAGTGCGGAAAAGGGTAAATCAAGCGACAAGGATGGAGATTCTATGCAG GTAGATAGTAACACAGAGAAGAAGACGGAACCTGAGCCGTCGTTTGAAATTTTAACCAATCCTGCAAGGGTGGTTCGTCCACAAGagaaattcatcaaatttcttCAAGACAGCAGATACGTGCCAGTTAAGACAGCACCTTCAGGATTTGTGCTATTCAAAGATCTACGTCCGAATGAGCCTGAAGAATTATCTCTCACTGAGTCTCCCTCGTCAGCGACCTCTAATGCTACTGGCGGATCAGTCCCTGGACAGCAGGGATCGGCCACAGCAATGGCTGTCGATGAAGAGCCTGCACCTCCACAACCCTTTGAATACAGCTCGTAA